GCCATGCCCACTTCAGGACGTTGGTGGCTTATCCTCCCACCTAGAAAAGCTCCGCAGGCAATCCCTACTGCGGTGAGAAGAAACAAATAACCTCCTGCAACTTCAGTATACCCCATCGACTGTACAGCGTAGGGGATGACATTGAGTTGAAAATAAGCCCCAATAAATAAAAATGATGCAGAACCTAAGATTGCAACAAATAAATAAGGGGTTTTTGAAGCGTAGCGAAGATTCTTGTAAATTTCATAAAGAAAAAATGGATTGACCCGCTTCTGTGAAAGTTTTGGGGCTGTTTTTGGAATCAAGATAGAAGCGAAGAAGCCGAATCCTGCCAAGACTAGACAGACACCAGCAGCAAGTGGGAAGTTTTTATGGGTTACTTGCGTTAAAAACGATGCTAAAAAGGTTCCCACAATGATTCCTAAGTAGGTAAAGGAGGTAATCAGACCATTTGCTTTGGGGATATGTTCTTCTTTCACCAATTCGGGGATGACACTGTACTTAGGCGGGCTAAAAAAAGCGCTTTGCATCGAGAGTAAAAAGAGGAGAGTGTAACTCGCCCAATTACTTTTAAACATAAAGGCGACAATCCCTAGGGCCATGATAATTACCTCAGTAAATTTGAGAATAATAATCATCCGCTGTTTACTAAATCGATCAGCAAGAACGCCTGCTCCTGATGAGAAAAGAAGGAATGGGAGAACATAAACAATGCCTACCCATGTTAAAATAATGGGAGAGGCTTCAATCCCTTTGAGGTCGATAAATAAAAAGACAATGAGATACTTAAAAAAGTTGTCATTTACAACACCAAGAAACTGAGCAACATTCAAAAACTGGATGGCATGACGCTGAAAATAGGTTTCTTTTTTGAAAAACCCAAAGCGGTGAAGAACCTTTTCGATCGTCTGAAAAAAGCCCCGTTTTTCATTCTGCTTCTTAAATAAAACCATACCCATTACTATAGCTGTTAAATACTGTTAAAAGAAAGTCTGATGATCGGAAAGCCAACTGTATACTTAAGCAATAAGGAAAAATTGCTTACATCACTTCTGCGCGATAATCTCTTTTCCAAAGAGAGTAAACCTTTTGCAAAAAAGTTTGTTTTTCTTCCCAATGCCTCTCTAAAAACCCCTCTTCTATCTTCATTTGTTTCTGATGGTACATTGGATGTTGTTCTTGGGGTTGATTTTCTAGAACTCGGAAGAGGTGTTTCTACCCTACATCAAAGGACAACAGGAAAAAGCCTTCTGTTCCCTCCTCAAGACCTCCTAACGCTCAACCTTGAAGCGCTTCTTGATGAGCCTCATTTTGCTCCAGCTCTTGCTAAAGAATTCATCAAGTATGGAAAATATGGAGGACCTTTTTTAAAAAGCTGGAGCGATGGGTGGCAAAAAGAACTTTGGGATCAGGTCACCACAAAATGGAATTACCCCTATCAGCTTTTGGAAACCCCATTAAGAAAACCTTCCGAAACTGCTGAGATTCATCTTTTTAATTTCCCCTTTCTGCCCAAGCTTTACCATCTCTTTTTTGCTAAAATTGCGAAGTATTTCCCCATCTACTACTACCAGTTCTCTCCCTGCAGAGAATTTTGGTCTGATACCGTCAGTGAAGTCGAAAAAGTCCATCTTTTAGAAAAAGATCCTCAGCTTTCTTTCTACCTAGAAGAAGGGCATCCCCTCCTTAAAAACTTGGGGCGCATGGGGAGAGAAACCTTCCGCATTTTTGAAGAAGAAGATTTTGTTCTGCAGGAGCATTATATTGAAGCGTCTCCTCAAACCAAACTTTCTCACCTGCAAAGTGATATGCTTCATTTTAGAAAAGGATCTGCAGAACAAGACGCCTCCATTCTCCTCCTTCCTGCCCCTTCTAAATTGCGCGAAGTAGAAATTCTTTATACGAAGCTCCTTTCCTTAAATTGCCCACCTTCAGAGATCCAAGTTTTTGCTCCTGATATTTCCAGCTACGCACCTCTAATAGAGCTCGTTTTTGGGTCCGAGGAGTCTCCCTTTGATTTCACCATTCGCGATCTTCCACAGCAGCCCCTTCTCCAAACCTTCTTAGATCTCCTCACTCTTAACGATCATCGTTTTGATCCAGATGGTATCTTCAAACTCCTTTCAAGTCCTTATTTCGCTGCTCTTTCGGACAAGGAGGTAAAAGAGTTTAAAAGTTGGATAGACAAATCAGGAGTTAAATGGGGTGTTGATAGCTCTCATCGGAAAAAGCTACTTCCTGGCCTCCTTGATACTTCCGAAAGTGGAACCTGGGAAGAGGCTTTCGATCATCTTTTAAAAAACCTACTCTTTCTCCCCACACAGCCAACAGATTGGGACCTTCCTTATCTCGATTGTACAGATAGCGTGGTTCTTGGAAAAGGGATCAGTCTTATACGTTCTCTTCGAGCTGATCTCGACACTTTATCTCGTGCAGAGTATACAGCTACAGAGTGGTGCGAGAAACTCCTCTTTCTTTTTAATCATTATCTCAACCCCTCTGAAGAAGAGCTTGCTCCCATTCAGGAAAAAATCCTTCTCTTAAAGCAGCTCGATGCTTCCTACTCTTTTTCTAGTATCAAACGGTATCTTCAAAGTAGCCTTAAACAAAAAAAAGGAGTCCGCTTTGCCAAACAACTCGAGGCGATTACCTTCCGCAGCCTAAAACCTGGAACGATTTTTTCTTCCCATACCATTGTTCTTTTAGGAATGCATGAAGGGGCATTTCCTCGTCCTCACGCTTCCTCATCCCTCAACCTCCTCGCTAATAATGGGGACTATATTCCTTCTACCCCAGATGAAGACCGCTACCTCTTTTTAGAAGCGATTTGCGCTGCAGAGGACAATCTTTTCCTGACCTATCAAAACAGCAGTGAGGAAGATGGGAAAGAGCAACCTCCCTCTATTGTGGTTCAAGAACTTGATCCAATGGTAGAAAAACATCCTCCTTTCCCCTTTCATTACTCCTACTTTAAAAAGAAAGGAGTGTACTCCAAAAAGCATTTTGAAACGGCGCAAACCTTTTATGCACCAAAAGAAAAACGCCCTTTCATTCCTGAGTTTTTATCTCCAGTGAACCTCCCCAGTGCCACGCACAGCTATGCGCCAACAAAAGAAGAGCTTTCCCGGTTTTCTAAACATCCTCTACGATTTTATTGTAATCAAACGCTCAATCTCTACCTTCACTACGAAGATCCTACCGACCCGGAATTTTTTCTTTCCCCCCTACAAAAACATCGCCTCCTTTCCGCTCAAGAATCTCTTAAAGAGGCCGGGGAAAGGGGACATCTTCCTCTTGGACGCTTCAAAGAGATCGCCCAAAAAAAAATTGTTGAAGACTACAAGCCTGAGACAGAAGAAGGGGTTGCTTTTTTAGGAAAAGATCTTTTCCCAGACCTGATCAAAATCTACCCCCTCTATCTCCTTGAGTTCCTCAAAGCTGAGAAGCCTTTAATCTCTCTGAAAAACGGGGACCGCTTTACATTAAAATCTGATCCTCAAAAGGCACTGGATGCCTATCTTGAATACTACGATATCGCTCAACAAAGTCCCTCCCCATTGCACCCGCTTCTCGCCGACGTCCTTTTAAGAAAAGATGCTAAATCCCTAGCCACTCGAATCAAAAGCGCTCAGACTGACCCCTATATGAAAATCCTCTTCAAAGACTGTGATCCTGCAGTGGTTTTTGAAACGTGGGCACCTTTCCTTCGAAAAACCTTCCGCCCATTATTGGAGATGCTCGATGAAACGGTTTGATGTTCTAGACCCTGCGACCCCTCTTCTTGGTCACCACCTTTTAGAAGCCTCTGCCGGAACAGGGAAAACCTTTGCTATCGAGCACATCACCGCCCGCTTAATTGAAGAGCAAAACTTTGACCTCGATGAAATACTTGTTGTGACTTTTACGCGAGCCGCCACACGTGAGCTAAAAGCCCGCATTCAAAATACCCTCAAGAACAACCCTCCATCCTTGAATATCCAAAAAGCGCTAGCCCTTATAGATCAAGCGCAGATCTTTACAATTCATGGATTTTGTCATCGGATGCTAACGGAGTTTGCTTTTGAGGCTGGACTCGGTTTTGCACTTTTAAGTGAAGAAGAATCCGACTATCGCTCCCTTTTAAAAGAGCACATTACTGACTTCTTTCGTACCTCCCTCCCCCAGGAGGAATATAGCACCTCTCAACTCTTTGCGCTTAGACAAGACAAAGAAACGCTCATCCAAAAAATCCTCTCTCTTGTAGAAAAAGAAGGGGAGTTTCCAACCTACGATTCCTTTTCTGTTTCTCATCAGAAATATAATAAATTGAGACGAACTGCTCAATTCCCTGCTCAACTTCTCGATGAGTTTTCTAAGATTAAAGATAAATATGGCGTCTTAAAAAAGCCCTTTAAAGAGCAAGTTGCTCTTCTTGAAAAACCCTCTCTTACCATTGAGGAATTTGAAACTCTCACTGCGCAGCCTCCCATCCTTTCTCTTCTGACGATTGAAAACCAATATAAAAAATCGAAAGCGGATGCATCCCCTCTTTTCAATTTTGCAGAAACCCTCAGACCCGTTCTTGAAAACGCTGCATCACCACTTTGCACTCTCGTACGCATCGCCCGCACCGCCCGCATCTCCGCGCAAACAGCGCTTCGAGAAAAAGAAATCCTTGCTCCAAGCGACATCCTTAAAAAAATGAACGAGTGCTTATCTCTTCCCTCCTTTCGAGAAAAAGTTCGCAGCCGCTACAGAGCAGCCATTATTGACGAGTTTCAAGATACTGATCCCGTGCAGTGGAGCATCTTTAGGACACTATTTATCGATGATCCCATTTCTGCCCTTTATCTCGTAGGGGATCCCAAGCAATCGATCTATTCCTTCCGCTCAGCAGATATTTATACCTACCTTAGTGCCGAAGCGTCCGTTTCTCAAAAATCGCATCTTGATACCAATTATCGATCGGATCCCAAACTCATTCAAAGCCTCAATGCTCTCTTTTCTTCGAACCCTCATTTCCTCTCTCTTCCTGATGCGTCGATGCCTTTTCACCCCGTCAAACATGCAGATATTCCCAACCGCCCCTTTCCTGACGATAAACACCCCGTTCACTTCTTTATTTATAAAACAGAAAAGAAACGAGAAAGGAGCTGGCCCTCTGTTGAAATTGAGCAGTCTACATTTTTTCCTTTTATTGCCAGTGAAATTCTAAAACTTAGCAAACACGATTTTCAATACTCAGACTTTGCTGTTCTCGTTAAAGACCGTTTTCAAGCGACGCGCTTAAAAACCTATCTCGAATCGCATGGGATCCCTACACAATCCAAGAGCACCGAATCCCTTACACTCGCGCCCATCTTTTCCCTTGTCCGATCGCTCCTTGAAGCGCTCATCAACCCTTCTGAAATCCCTGTAAAGCGCTTTCTTTCCCATACATATAACCACCATGAACTCGCAAATGAAGACCTTATTATAAGGACCATCGCAGCATTTGCTAAGCCCCAATCCCTGCAAGAAGCTCTCCGTGATCTCTATACCCCCACCGATCTTGACTCCCACTCCGACTATTTCAAACTTTGTGAACTCCTTCTTGATTACCAAACTCAAACAAAAGCCTCTCTCCCAAAAGTTCTTGAATTTCTCCTTTCCCTTAAAGAGATTGATAGGCGCCCCCTTTCCGATCCTAACTCTGTAACCATCATGACCATTCACATGAGTAAAGGACTCGAGTTCAACGTCGTCTTTGCTCTTGGCCTTGTTAATCGCTACACAGGGCGAGATGATTTTGTCCGCCATCAGAAAAACTGGCTCCTCTTCAACCCTGAACAGGCCGAGTGTCAAGCGGCTTTGCAAAACCAAGAAGCCGAAAAATTGCGCCAACTCTACGTTGCCCTCACCCGTGCTAAACACCGCGTTTACATTCCACTTCTTCATGACACAAAACATACGCCCATTCCCCTGGGGCAAGCGTCCCCTCTAGAACTCTTTAACCCCGCACCGACCGATGCAACTTATCTTGAGCCCCAAACACTCCCATTTCAAGAGCCCACAACCCCAGCCCTCAAAGTTCCTACAAACCCCACAAATTCCTATCCCCATCGTTACCTTCACTCCTACTCCTCCCTCGCACATACAACGCCCCAACCTCCAGTCAACACGCCAACAGAGCTCCCTAAAGGAGCTGAAACCGGACTCATCATCCATTCACTACTCGAAACAATCCTAAAAAAAACCTCCCTCGACATTCCAACCCTTCTCAAGCAACAGCTTCCTCCACACTTTCCCTATGAACCCACACTTGCTCTTATAAAAAGCGCCCTAAACACCCCGCTTGCGCCCCATTCCTTCACTCTCTCTGAAGTCAAACACCTTTATCCAGAAACAGAATTCCTCTATCCCAATCCTCCTAACCTTATCAAAGGGTTTATCGATCTTATCTTTCTTCATAACGATCAATACTTCCTTCTTGATTGGAAGACCAATCTTTTGCCCTCCTATGATCCAAACGCGCTCCATCTAGCCATGACCCATCATGACTACTACCTCCAGGCACGTCTCTATCACACCGCGCTTTCTCGCTACTTGCGTGGCGCCCCCATCGCCGGCACTTACTACATCTTTCTCCGTGGACTCCCAGATGAAGGCATCCTATTCCTTCCTACTTAGTCTTTCCACAATATTCACAGCGCTTGGCATCATCAGGATTGCCGTGCCGACATTGAGGACAGATCCAACCCCAATCGATTGGAACCTCTTTCTTTTGCCCCCCGTCAATCATTGTTGTACTCCCTAGTAGCAACATGAATAAAACAATACCCCTTAAATACATGACATTCTCCTTAATTACTCAATGTAAAATTGCTATACAAAATAAGAGGTTCAAATTAAAGAGGAAAAATTACGCAACTCCCTCCAGACAAGCATACTTCGTGAACTAGCCACAATAAAAAGAAGTATACTGCTCCCCATTAAGACAATAAAGGAAAACGTAGAGTAAACTGGTCAAAAAAACAATAAGGAGACGAGTTTATGAAACCAAGGAAATGGGATGGGAAAACCAAAGCCCGAGCAATTCTAAAGGGGATAAAAGGAGGCTTATGGGTTTCTTCCAGGTGCTTGAAAGTGTGTTGTCGGCAAAAAAGAGAAAGGGGGATGAGAATCAGTAGAAGGGGGTATTTCAATTCTAGTCGTTCTTACAAACAGTGCTACTACTGGTGTGTAACATACATAGGATATTTTCAAAAGGACTTGAAAAAGGAGTGGTTGAGGATTTGTTTTCCAGTGTAGGGTTTGTTTCCATTGAGTAGGCCATGATGGTCAGAGTAGACAAGGTCAAAGAATTCAGGGTTGAAGAGAAGTTCTTTTCCTCCGATTTCAGCGAGAATATAACCAAATTTGCGCCAGTCTTTTTGTGTTTGTTTTTCATTTGTTTCTGCAGCAAGTCCGAAATCTATGATTGAAATGGAGTTGTTTTCGATAAGAATATTTTCTACATGAATGTCACGATGCGCATAACCTGCTTGATGAATTGCGTGAATGCCTTCAGCGATTTGTTTGCAGTATGTTTTTGTTAGATGTAAAGGCAAAGGGCCTTTTTGCATTCTGCTGTAAAGAGTCTCTCCGTTGATAGCTCGTGTAAGGGTGCTGATAACGACTTGACCTGCATGGAGAGTTGGATTGAATTTCTCTATGAAATTCACATTGTTTCCGTCGTAAGCAAAGACTCCATAAGCATTTGCAAGTTGTTTATTACGAGGGAGATTTAAAGCAACAACGTCGCCTCTTATCTCAGTAGGATGAAGGGTGTTTTCTTGCGAAAAGGCTTGCAGCTTTAGGGCAAGAGGGAGGTTGGAATATTTGTGGGTTCCTTGTAATTGCACAACGGTTCCGACGGCGCCAGATCCCAGTTTTTTTTCAAATTTTGTGAGATGAAGTTCTTGAAGCTTATGAAAAAACTTTGTGGCAATTTCATCAGATTTCATAGAGGAATAGATATAATTTTTAAGCTCCTTTTCTCTTTCATCTATCTCTGTGCATGGAATGGAATCTGGTGTAGCTGCTTCAATCATTTCTAAAAACTCATTGAAATTTCGGTGGTAGCTCCCCTTAGAGTAGCGGGGGAATCCCATGACAAGGGGGTTTGAGGGCCCTTGAGCCAGTTGTATTGGATTTCATACCCTCCCTTTACGCAGAGGGCTCCTTTAGAAATTGGAAGCAAGATTTCGAAATAGAGACCAGCTTTTGATTTTGGATGATAGAGGGTTTTGGAAAGGGCAGGGCCTTGATCAATGTTTCTTGTATAGTTGGTATTAAGGTATGAGAGAGAAAGCTTTGATTGAATAGCAAAATATTTATGGAGCTTTTGTTCAACTTTAAAGCCAATCAAAGGTCCGGCAGAGTGTCGTTTGCTTGAGATAGATATATGGTTGTTAATCGTTACAGTGGTGCTATTTTTAATCCATTCCACCCCAGTTAAGGGAGTAACTATCGTCTGTGCAAAAGGAGAAAAGGTTTCCCCAATATTAGCTTCTAGAATTTTAATCGTTTCCTTCGTGTGAATGTCTCTGGAGGTATTAAAGATGGGGATTTCATAGTGGTGAGACTTTGAAGCATTCCAATCTGTATAATGTATGAGGTAAGTAATTTGTTTTTTTGGTTTGCTGTAGTTGACGCAAAGTTGCACCCCAGGGCTGAACTTACTGTTTGCATCGGGAAGATAGCCAACAGATTTAGAAAGATAAACAATGCCTCCACTGATTTTTATGGGCAAGTTTTCTTCGCTTGTTGAGAGGGAGGGATATTTAAACGTGTTTCCAGAGGTTTCAAATGTTTGAAATGGGCTATTGCAATATCCTAGGGCCAAGAAAAATGTAATTATTATCGCAATTAGTGATCTCACTAGAAAGTTCCATGTTTTTTGCAAATGCATTTTAATTCGACAACAGAATTAAATGAAGAAAAATAAAAACTACCACTAAAGGAAATTAATTTCTTGAATGAAACTTTACAAGTAAGTTAGATTTTACCCTCTGCTTAGGAGGATAGATGCAAAAAGTCTTAGCTTTTCTACTGCTTTGCGGGATGGTATTTGGAGAGGAATATCATCAGTATGTTGATTTTGGGGGAGTGCCTTCAGGAACTGTTGCGGGATGCGTTAATGTCATTACCGGCGACCTGACAATCAATCAAGATGACTTGGTTGTTAGGGGGCACGAACCCATACGGATTCAGCGTCGATATTTTTCTCAATACGATTTGTTTGACCGGTATGTTGGATGGGAGTGTGGGTTTAACCACTTGATCGCAAAAGCTAAGAGCAGAGGGTATCTCTTTCTATCGATTCCAGAGAAAATGGGAATCGAAGTTAAGTATGTAGTCAACAGGGAAAAGGCTGAAGAGAAGCTCTGTAAGGGCAAGAAAGTATTTTTTAAATTAGATAAAAAGGCCGGAAAATTAACAAATGCGTCTTTAGGGGAGTTAAGTGCAAGAAATAATCCCTTGAATAATGTTGTTCATTACAAGCCAGGGGACATCAAGGAAATTATCGTTGAAGGGGCTGATGGGGTTAAACGGTGCTATCGGACAAAGGAGAGCATTCATACACTATATCACTCTTGTGGTAATTGGGAATATTACTTGTATCATGAGATCTTTCCAAATGGGAATGTCATGCACTATTCGTGGGAAAAATATGGGGAAGGAAGGCGTCTTACCAAAGTTAAAAGTTGTTCTCCTTCTGGCAAAGTTTTTGCCTGGGTCACATTTTCCTATCCTGATGATCGGCAGAAGGTCATTGAGACTAGTGATGGAAGAACGCTAAAGTATACTTATCAAGTGCTCAAGCACAATAATATCAAGCTTTGGTTGTTAAGTACTGTAGAGTGCAGTAGTAAGCCTAAGGAAACGTACAGCTCATATTGGGGGGCCAAGCCATTTGGCGCTTACCTTGCAAATATCCACCTCCCTGAAGGAAGGCATAGAAAGCTTGAAAGATTTCAGATTGGTTGGAATGAAGAAGCCAATGTTCATATTAAAAAGAAAGATGTTAGAGAAAATCCCCTATACAAGAGAATAAGAAAAATTTTGGACCCCGTGGGACCTAATGGTTCTTTACAGACCACGTATCGGTTTGAGTATTGCCCCGGAAAATACGGAAAACATGGTGGGGTTACGAAGGTTTATGATGCTTGTGGAAACTTCACAAATTACCACTATGACAAGAACTTTTGGTTAACTTCCGTACGTTCTCATTCGCATGGTGGCGGAGTGCTTTCTGTTGAAAGTTATGATTGGAATATGAATGGATGGATTCGTTCAAAATCTGTTTCTGGGAAGGATGGGATTCCTTTGATTGCAAGGCAATATCAATATGATCGCAGTGGAAACGTGAAACTAGAGGAGTTTTGGGGGAATCATACGGGTGTTGTACCGGGAAAGCTTGCTTATCAAGGATCGACTGTTATTTCAAATGGTTCTGAAGGATATCATATTTTCAGAGAATACAATGAAAAAAATCTCCTTGTAAAAGAGATTTTTCCCAGCGAAAAAATAATTGAGTATTTTTATTATGGTGGTACCAATTTACTCTATTTAACAAAGGTTTTGTATCCCGATGGGTTTTCGCAAAGGCAGTTTTGCTTATATGAAGACTCAATTTGTATTCAAGAAATTGTTGATGACGGAAAGGGGATTGATATCAATGATTTATCTGGAGTCACTGAGCGTAAAATAAAGGTTATTGTGCCTAAGCAAGGAACTTTTTATGGGTTCCCAGAAAAAATTAAAGAAGGCTTTTTTGATTTAGAAAAACGCTGTGTAGTGATTCTTCACGAGCAGACTATTAGCTATAATTCCAAAGGTCTTGTAGAGAAGATTTCGCACTATGATGCCGATGGAAAGCTCCGCTATTTATTAGAATATTTTTATGACGAAAAAGATCGACTGGTTGCTCAAACGGATCCGCTTGGAAGGCGAAGAATTGTTCAGTACGATGCTAATGGAAATACTGTTATCGATGATGAACCCAATGAGAATTATAGAGTTTGCACACAATACGATTATTCTAACCGCCCGATTTCTACGACCCGCATTTCTGAAGATGGGAAAAGTCAGAGAGCGGTTTCTAACTATAATCGCTTAGGGCAGAGAGTATCTGAGGTTGATTGTCAGGGTAACACAACCTATTATGCTTTTGATTCTCAAGGGCATCAATTAGAAATTGATTTCCCTCCAATCTATAATGATAGAAGAGAGGAACAGATATCCGTCGTGAAAAAAGAATACAATGCCTTAGGGCAGGTTGAACTAGAGGTTGATGCAGAGGGAAACAAAACGCACTATTTTCATACGTCCAGGGGAAAACCTTATCGAATTGTTCATCCTGATGGAACGCACGAAGAGTTTACTTACTTTTTAGGGGGCGCGCTAGAAAAGCATGTTTCACCTGAAGGGATTGAAACGCGCTATACTTATGATGCGCAAGAGCGGATTCTTTCAAAGAAAATCATTAAAAATGGAGAAATTTTATCTGAAGAGCATTTTACGTATAACACATTTCATCTGATCCAAAAAACGGCTCCAGATGGCACTGTCACAGCCTTTGAATACGATGGTGCTGGAAGAAAAATTTTGGAAGAAACGGCAGGAAGAGCAACAACTTTTTCTTATGATGCATTGGGGAGGCTAAAAACAACTACAAGAAAAATTGATGAAGAACACTCACAAGTTTTTTTGATAAGGTATGACCTACTTGATCGCATCGTTGAGGAACGAGAGTTAGACGGGAAGGGGAAATTATTCAGCTATACTGTCTATCATTACGATGATTTTAGTAATAAAGCAGCGGTAGCAAAAGAGGTCCATATTGGGGAGTCTATTGCATATTACAAGTATGATTCTTTTCGTCGCATAGTGCTTTTCTGCGATGCAGAAAACAACGAAACAACAACCGAATACAATGACCATTATAAGAATAAGAGGGGACAATATGTCATTCAGAAAAAGGTTTGTGATCCAAGGGGGAACCTAACTATTGAAACGTTAGATGCTTTAGGAAACTTAGCAACGCTTGAGAGGTACAGTGGCAGTGAAAGGCTATTGCTTAAAGAAAGCTATTACTATGACCTGAATGGGAACAAGATTAAGCAGATCAGTGAATTAGTAGATTCAGATAAAACAATCATAAAAACCTGGAAGTATGATTGTCGGGGACGTTTACTTGAGCTAAGCGAGTCAGATGAACGAACGACCCAATTTGAATACACACCAGATGGCCATCTAAAAAAGGTGCAAAAACCAGATGGCACGGTTGTTTCATATGAATATGATGGATTGGGACGTAAGGTTGAAGTGAAGACGTCCGATGGGACATGCCATTATTTGCTAAAGTATGACCGCATGGGTCATGTAATCGAATCCACTGATCAGATAAGTGGGAAAAAAACCATTAGGCAGTACAGTCACTTTGGAGAACTTTTAAGTGAAACTCTCGCAAACGGTTTTATGCTGAAAAATCAATATGACGATCTAGGGAGGCGCACTTTATGGACTTTACCGGATCTTTCGTGTGTTGAATACGTATTCGATGCCTATCATCTTGTGGGTGTAAGTCGGCTTGACAAAGAAGGGTGGGAGAAATATGAGCACCATTACATGCAGTATGATCTGAGTC
The window above is part of the Candidatus Neptunochlamydia sp. REUL1 genome. Proteins encoded here:
- a CDS encoding MFS transporter; translated protein: MVLFKKQNEKRGFFQTIEKVLHRFGFFKKETYFQRHAIQFLNVAQFLGVVNDNFFKYLIVFLFIDLKGIEASPIILTWVGIVYVLPFLLFSSGAGVLADRFSKQRMIIILKFTEVIIMALGIVAFMFKSNWASYTLLFLLSMQSAFFSPPKYSVIPELVKEEHIPKANGLITSFTYLGIIVGTFLASFLTQVTHKNFPLAAGVCLVLAGFGFFASILIPKTAPKLSQKRVNPFFLYEIYKNLRYASKTPYLFVAILGSASFLFIGAYFQLNVIPYAVQSMGYTEVAGGYLFLLTAVGIACGAFLGGRISHQRPEVGMACISGILLSAIIVLLGALYHFPIFIFIALFALGIFGGLFIVPFDSFIQRHAPEKRRGQIVAAMNFLSFCGVLIAPILLFLFSETFKFTAAQGFVITGVIIFVMVLSIASRLSGYFFNYLARIFVKPLYRVGIQNSPLEQGLPSVLIWERIKGIHIALLAAFNPELHFYIPRSRKRYIDSFLRIFSSVDFLYVKDPRQDALKTFVKKVKKTKHQIPCLLFPYPKFLEEKSSSKLIRDLKKVKDFDLVFVKIRKVSRKDQIDRKHFKRAKLTFSFYK
- a CDS encoding exodeoxyribonuclease V subunit gamma, with translation MIGKPTVYLSNKEKLLTSLLRDNLFSKESKPFAKKFVFLPNASLKTPLLSSFVSDGTLDVVLGVDFLELGRGVSTLHQRTTGKSLLFPPQDLLTLNLEALLDEPHFAPALAKEFIKYGKYGGPFLKSWSDGWQKELWDQVTTKWNYPYQLLETPLRKPSETAEIHLFNFPFLPKLYHLFFAKIAKYFPIYYYQFSPCREFWSDTVSEVEKVHLLEKDPQLSFYLEEGHPLLKNLGRMGRETFRIFEEEDFVLQEHYIEASPQTKLSHLQSDMLHFRKGSAEQDASILLLPAPSKLREVEILYTKLLSLNCPPSEIQVFAPDISSYAPLIELVFGSEESPFDFTIRDLPQQPLLQTFLDLLTLNDHRFDPDGIFKLLSSPYFAALSDKEVKEFKSWIDKSGVKWGVDSSHRKKLLPGLLDTSESGTWEEAFDHLLKNLLFLPTQPTDWDLPYLDCTDSVVLGKGISLIRSLRADLDTLSRAEYTATEWCEKLLFLFNHYLNPSEEELAPIQEKILLLKQLDASYSFSSIKRYLQSSLKQKKGVRFAKQLEAITFRSLKPGTIFSSHTIVLLGMHEGAFPRPHASSSLNLLANNGDYIPSTPDEDRYLFLEAICAAEDNLFLTYQNSSEEDGKEQPPSIVVQELDPMVEKHPPFPFHYSYFKKKGVYSKKHFETAQTFYAPKEKRPFIPEFLSPVNLPSATHSYAPTKEELSRFSKHPLRFYCNQTLNLYLHYEDPTDPEFFLSPLQKHRLLSAQESLKEAGERGHLPLGRFKEIAQKKIVEDYKPETEEGVAFLGKDLFPDLIKIYPLYLLEFLKAEKPLISLKNGDRFTLKSDPQKALDAYLEYYDIAQQSPSPLHPLLADVLLRKDAKSLATRIKSAQTDPYMKILFKDCDPAVVFETWAPFLRKTFRPLLEMLDETV
- a CDS encoding UvrD-helicase domain-containing protein, producing MKRFDVLDPATPLLGHHLLEASAGTGKTFAIEHITARLIEEQNFDLDEILVVTFTRAATRELKARIQNTLKNNPPSLNIQKALALIDQAQIFTIHGFCHRMLTEFAFEAGLGFALLSEEESDYRSLLKEHITDFFRTSLPQEEYSTSQLFALRQDKETLIQKILSLVEKEGEFPTYDSFSVSHQKYNKLRRTAQFPAQLLDEFSKIKDKYGVLKKPFKEQVALLEKPSLTIEEFETLTAQPPILSLLTIENQYKKSKADASPLFNFAETLRPVLENAASPLCTLVRIARTARISAQTALREKEILAPSDILKKMNECLSLPSFREKVRSRYRAAIIDEFQDTDPVQWSIFRTLFIDDPISALYLVGDPKQSIYSFRSADIYTYLSAEASVSQKSHLDTNYRSDPKLIQSLNALFSSNPHFLSLPDASMPFHPVKHADIPNRPFPDDKHPVHFFIYKTEKKRERSWPSVEIEQSTFFPFIASEILKLSKHDFQYSDFAVLVKDRFQATRLKTYLESHGIPTQSKSTESLTLAPIFSLVRSLLEALINPSEIPVKRFLSHTYNHHELANEDLIIRTIAAFAKPQSLQEALRDLYTPTDLDSHSDYFKLCELLLDYQTQTKASLPKVLEFLLSLKEIDRRPLSDPNSVTIMTIHMSKGLEFNVVFALGLVNRYTGRDDFVRHQKNWLLFNPEQAECQAALQNQEAEKLRQLYVALTRAKHRVYIPLLHDTKHTPIPLGQASPLELFNPAPTDATYLEPQTLPFQEPTTPALKVPTNPTNSYPHRYLHSYSSLAHTTPQPPVNTPTELPKGAETGLIIHSLLETILKKTSLDIPTLLKQQLPPHFPYEPTLALIKSALNTPLAPHSFTLSEVKHLYPETEFLYPNPPNLIKGFIDLIFLHNDQYFLLDWKTNLLPSYDPNALHLAMTHHDYYLQARLYHTALSRYLRGAPIAGTYYIFLRGLPDEGILFLPT
- a CDS encoding zinc-ribbon domain-containing protein, producing MYLRGIVLFMLLLGSTTMIDGGQKKEVPIDWGWICPQCRHGNPDDAKRCEYCGKTK
- a CDS encoding protein kinase domain-containing protein, which produces MKSDEIATKFFHKLQELHLTKFEKKLGSGAVGTVVQLQGTHKYSNLPLALKLQAFSQENTLHPTEIRGDVVALNLPRNKQLANAYGVFAYDGNNVNFIEKFNPTLHAGQVVISTLTRAINGETLYSRMQKGPLPLHLTKTYCKQIAEGIHAIHQAGYAHRDIHVENILIENNSISIIDFGLAAETNEKQTQKDWRKFGYILAEIGGKELLFNPEFFDLVYSDHHGLLNGNKPYTGKQILNHSFFKSF